Below is a genomic region from Henckelia pumila isolate YLH828 chromosome 3, ASM3356847v2, whole genome shotgun sequence.
aaaattttgtgcatctactatttattatttggccttgtttttatttgatatgcattgtttcaaataaaaaatgataattttgtgcatctactatttattatttggtttttttattattttatttaatttctctatTATATATCTCTAATATCTAATCTAATACTATATTCTATACtataactataaatatatgagtttcatTGGTGaccaattttacccttatctaatataataatataatctatactacaactataaatatatgagtttgatTTGTAACTAATTTtacccttttatttatttgtggttCATCAGGTTGTTTATGTCATTTTTTTCACAAACTTAATAGAGTCATTAATACTATAAATAACTCCACCAAATTTCATAACCTTGTAGTTTGAATGTTTAGTGGAAAATGATATTTCTAGGAAAAATaagagctaattttttttattatttgatgtaAAGTGGAAGGTTTATTGATTGATGCATGGTAATTGGATCCGTGTgttttcatttaattatttcggtAATGTGTGTTAAATATTATAATCGACTACCCACtttaatttttgtgaaattaatgttttttcctttttcataaatataaataaattttgatttcatcttcgtgtctttgattttatttcaatatgaaGGATATAAAGGCGTCTACATTTTTCCGATTTGGTTTCCATATTTtaattactttttaaaaaagtaattttACGTGTAATTTTTTGCTAATAGCCACAAGTAGaataaaaaattagaaaataaaaaaaaatccacaagTGTCTTTAAATATGTCGGTAAATATATCATTTTTGTTAGTTTCTTTCCAATGAAACTGGGTATTGAAACAGGTAGATTATAAATACGCTTTTGTAAATTTGTCTAAAGTTTATTTGCACTAAAATTTGAttagttgatttattttcaattttatttatatattttattcttcTATCTATAATTTATTTGTGGTTCACAAGGTTGTTGtgtcatttaattttatgtacTAAATTAATATAGTCATTAATAGTATACTTAACTCTACCAATTTTGATAACCTTGTAGTTTGAGTGCTTAGTAGAAAATGATATTCctaagaaaaaaataagatctatttttttattatttgatgtatAATGGAAGGATTATTGATTGATGCATTCGAAGCATGTGTttacatttaattatttcggTAATGTGTGTTAATTATTATGACCGACTATCCATTTTTTGTGAaattaatgtatttttttgtttcCTTCTCATCttcctaaatataaataaatttgtcATTCATTTTCTTGTATTTGATTTTTTACTTCGATATTAATGATATAAAGACGTCTACATTTTTTTGTTTGGCTTCTagatttttatgtttttcaaCCTTTACATATAAGTTTTGCCTAATAGCCACAAGTAGAATAAAGAGATTAAAAGATTTGAATTGCACCGTCACCACTAGCTATAACTATTGGTAAGTGTCATACAACCGGTCCTACATTATTTTTAGGATAATACTGCATGTTCATGGAGAGTTACACGTTTACACATTACACTTacaattacatgattatccctgATGCATTTTAGAAagatttttttccaaataaagtgttgggataatcatgtaattttaagtaTAATGTGTAACTCAACGTATAACAATAAAGGTTAAAGTAAACGTATAACTCAACTTATAATGTGAAATACTTTATTTACCCCTTCAAACTAAAGGTTAAGTAAACCAAATGTTACATTCCTCTGATTCCTCGCATACCCTTCAAATATATACACGGTCCTCATTTCCTTCTTAATATTTGCTCACTTCTTCATAACACGTTAATCATTATTGCCCATTAATACAAGGTCTCATTTACTGCATTCAGTTTCTTTCATCGTCGATTCTTTGTGTTTAACCGATTATGTTGCTGCCATCGTTATTATGCTTCTCATGCCACGGAGTAGGAGCTCGGCTGCGATCTCGGGTTTGCAAGGTTTGTTTTCCTTCCTTCCATCCGTGTTCTTCttcatgtaatttttttttctttcgatGATTGATTTACAaagtgctttttttttttatttttgcagcGCGGTTTCTAAATCTTCCCACGTTGGTGTTTCTCTTTCCTCCGTTTTGAATGGTTATATATTGTTATTTGCTACATGTTTTATTTGCACATACATAGGATTTATCCGTCTTTTAGTGATATATTTTCATGCCACAGCGCAATTTTTGGAAAGTATGGGCAAAACTTGTGATGCATACGATCTCTCTAGATAGCCAAATTCGTCTGCAAAATCTATGTCTGTTGTCACCTGATTGTAGAGAAATAACAGATGAGTTGTCCATTTCAATTTCTCCAGATGACTTGGTGGCACATCTTCAACTTAATGATAGCCAGCGCTTGGCATACAATATGATTATTGAATTTTACCTGGAGGTCGAAAAACGCACTTGAGAtttctataccgttctttgctTGCAACCATTAGATCCCAAGGTCTTATTGCTTTGGCAACAGCTACTTCAGGTGTCGCGGCTTCAATTTTACCTGGAGGTCAAACAACGCACTTGAGATTCAAAATCCCTATAGATTTACATGCAAATAGTTACTGCTCAATTTCTGAGCAAAGTGGTTTGGCTCAATTGTTGCGGCGTGCAGCTGTTATTATTTGGGATGAGGCACTTATGTGCAAGAGGTTTGCTATCGAGGCAGTGGACCGCACTTTGCAGGACCTTCTTGGAAACAAAAATCCATTTGGTGGGAAAGTGGTTGTGTTAGGTGGAGTTTTCAGGCAAATTCTACCTGTTATACCCAAGGCTACTATGCATCAAACTATAGATAGTTGTCTGATTAAATCTCATTTGTACAGATGCATGAAGAGGAATTGAACAAACTGATGACAATGGAAACATCAAACTCCCAGCAGAGATGCTTATTAAGTTCAGCGACAATGATACCGAAGAATCTGAACGTAAGCTGCTCGATTATGTATACCAAGATCTAGGAAAGAATTATCAATCATCAACCTATATGACAGAACGAACaatttttttgacaaaaaatgTTCATGTCGACAAACTGAACAATGATATTGTGTCATTGTTTCCTGGAAATTCAAGAGTTTACTTGAGCTTTGATGAGGCGATTGACGACACGCAAAATTCATATCCTTAGGAATTTTTAATCATCTTGGCCCCTAACGGATTGCCTCCCCATAGTTTGGTTTTGAAGAAACATTGCCCAGTTATGCTGTTACGGAACCTTTTATGTAATAATACGAGGATGATTTGTAAAGATTTTATAGATAATGTCATTCACGCAGAAATCGCTGTTGGGCATCACACagggaaaaaaattttaattcttcGTTTACCTTTATCTCCGGCTGAGAATGAAGGCTGCCCATTTCGGTTCAAGCGGAAGCAGTTTCCCACCAGGTTGTGTTTTGCAATGACCATTAAAAAATCGCAAGGCCAGACAATCCCGATAATTGGAGAGTATTTACCCGATCCCGTCTTCTCCCATGGGAAACTCTATGTTGCTATGTCCAGAGGTGTTTCCATGaaaatttattagatttttaatTAAGCCTGATGTTAGCAATAATTATGACACTTTGCTTACCAAAAATCTTCGTTTGATCTTATCAAGTTCATCAAAGTGCACATTTGACATTTCAACTTCAATATAATTCTGCTATTTTCGTTAGAGCATCTGtggttgaattttatttttcttaaaaacaaACTAACAGGTAACTTATTACGAATACATCTAAttcacttaaaaatttaaaatgttttaatattttctattgtttttgaaataaatatttgaaaatataatttcctaaaaaaatatctcttctctttgtcttttatattttattgaacTTCCATTATTAAATACTCATTGAAATTATGGTTACTTTTTTActtcaaaatatataattaaatttttttaaaaaatttaccgtcgtaaatattttcaaattaaactaCTTCTTTTCAAAAAATGATGTCgtaaatatatcatatatatctaATTTTTCAATAACAAGAACTATGaaaataacttttaaacttCAAAGATACGatgataattaaaaaataactttTGGTCTATACTAATCttctttgttttatttctttcgaCAAAATATATTGAAACATAtatgattttgaaattatgaaTTTCACGTCTTTTCAAACATTGTGAATGTGAGTTTTCTCTATATTTTTCAACTCAAACTTCATTTTTCATTTAATCTTTACCACAACTAATATATgacattatatattttatctgTATAACTATATTTTTGCCTTAAATATTTCTAAGTTgaccaatttatttattttttattactttGATATTTGCTCATAGCTTTAGAATACATAGCTATTTTCCAATAACAAAGATTATGAAGAtaacttttaaatttcaaaatatattatgacAATCTAAAATAATCGTTgtataaagattttttttttaaaatttgaatactCTTAGTATGTGCATATAGTTTTAAACTTTTtacattaataatattttacaataattgatgaaaaaatatttttatattacaattcatttatttaaaaaaaacattaaatttacactcaattactttaaaaaaaaactcttatcaaagttttcgtccaagacaaaattttgttgacgcatgaatgaataatttttaaaaagtaacCCGCAGTTTGTTACATGAGAAATTATGAGTACATCTTATTCTGGACTAAGCGTTGTAAAATATTTACACCAATATATTTACAAAGACCTTGACAAAATAAGTATTCATTTGTCAACCCATGATTCTCACTCATTTATAGATGAAATACGGACATTTGAGGATGCTCGCTGGGTGTTTTCTCCAGATGCTTTGTAgagaattttgaaaaattgctgtccaaatattttgaaattaatcTATTTTACTTTTTTATTACTTTACTGCTCATAGCTTCAGCACATATAACGACTTTTTCAGTAACAATGACTTTGAATATaacttttttaatttcaaaatatcatataacaattcaaaaatAATCGTTGGTCTAAAGAAATACAAATTCATATATTATTTCTTTTTAACTTCTTTCCGAAAAGATATACGAGGACAAAtatgattttgaaattatgaaTTGTACGTGCTTTTTTTTGAACAATGCATATGtcaattttctttatctttctcaACTCATACGTCATTTTCGATTCCAACTCGCCAAAACTAAAACATGGTTCCACTATCTTTTTCGTATAACTGTATTTAAATATTACActccaattttttatttaatgaaatcatttaaattacactcaaattttttttgaaaaaaaaacaatatttcaCACGAGAATACTAATATAACTTTATACCTTCAAAATATATCAAGTTTACcgaataattaattaacaatcttttttttttatcaaaagcTTAAGTTTTCATCTAGAACATTACTTTATTGacacatgcataaataattttttttaaaaaagtaatacATAATTTGTTACATGACAAATTAAGAATACATATCAAtaactttaaaaatttaaaatattttaatatttgctaatgttttttaaataaatatctgaaaatataattttctaaaaaattaccgtatttttatttgtcttttatattttattcacTTTCCATCAGTGAATACTCATTGAAGTTATGGTTACGTTTTAACTTCAAAATAtatcattaaaatttaaaaaaaattaccgtcgtatatatttcataattaaactatttcttttcaaaaattgatgtcgtaaatatattatatatatctaatTTTTCGATAACAAGGACTATGaaaataacttttaaacttCAAAAGATTACGatgataattaaaaaataactaTTGGTCTAAAGAAATTCAAATTAGTATATTATCTTCTTAGTTTTAATTCTTTCGACAAAATATATTGAAACAAATGTGATTTTGAAAGTATGAATTCCACGTCTTTTCAAACATTGTGCATGTGAATTTTTTCTATATTTTTCAACTCAAACATCATTTTTCATTTAATCTTTACCAAAACTAATATATGGTTACATTATCTTATTATCCATAAAACtgtatttttatcttaaatattttcaagttgACCTATTTCTTTTGTTTATTACTTTGATATTAGCTCATAGCTTGAGAATACATATGGATATAAGGGTAAAATGAACATAATTACAAcacttatttaattaatttatttaacacaATAAATGAAGAAGATAAAAGGACAATATAAACTCAACACAATTACAATATAAATATAAGGGCAAATGAACATTACACAATTCAACTCATCCTTTTTAATAGGATTTGTGTTGTCATATTATCTTTTTCATTTATTGtgtgaaataaataatttaaatcggagttttatttatctttttgTGTGTTAACTGATTAATTGTATCAATTTGTGATTTATATGTCTTTAACTTATTGTGTCAAATTTGTGtttgagattttaattttagataatGCATTCAAACTTAagcatgataaaaataattaaaaggtaGTGAAACATGAAATTCATATGTGTGTCTATGGAAGAAATTGCTTAATATGatagatatataaaatataatggctaacgattaatgagttaaagatcataaataaattgagttaaAATAGATCAAActgataatattttttaaaaaaatgatataattaGTAAATTAGaaaatatctttatttattatttagtaattaataaatataaatatcgcATGAAATACTAAATAGATGTACatctaattaaaaattataaaatataaaataataattaaataagaggTGTGATCGATGGGgttttataaaagaaaatttggcACCGCGTGCCATGTAATGAGGTGTTTTGTCTTTAAATTATTGTGTCAAATTTGTGTTTGAGATCTCAATTTTAAATAGTGCATTCAAAATTAagcattataaaaataattaaggtGAAGTGATAGATGAGATTGATGTGTGTGTCCATGGAAGAATGTCCTCTTATCCTTTTCATTTATTGTGTTAAATAAATAACGTAAACCTGtgttttatttatctttttgTGTATTAACTAATTAATTGTATCTACATTGTGATTTGTAAGTCTTTGAATGATTGTGTCAAATTTGTATTTGAGATCTTAATTTTAAATAGTACATTCAAAATTAagcattataaaaatatttaatgtgcCACGTTATATTTTCTCGACGTCACGTCAGCAATTTCCGATGCCACATCAACATTTGGACCAAAATAGCCTAAactaaaagttagtgtaccaaaaccaaatattgaaagttaatggaccaaaataaaaaatagacaagttaatggaaaaaaaaactattttcccaaaaatatattaaaaagcaTGAAGAAAATGGCAAAACCGCGAAAAAAAATCTAAGTCAGTCATCATCCAAAAAAGATACCATAGAGATTGAAAATGATGAAAAGATTGCTGATTTTAATTGAAGGATGAAgaatttgaaacaaaacaaggaCATGGTCCCAAAAGTGAAAATTAAACAGGAgaagaatttataattttttttaatatcaagAGTTTAGAATGAACATTATGCTTTTCAATAATGAAATTTCTCAATGGAGAATTAATCTTTTGCTTTCCCAAATAAATCTATATAAGTATCTATATTCCAAACATTATGTATCTCACTTGCAAGTAGAATGAagcttttgttttaaaaaataagtctatataaatatctaattttcATTAGCCTAAAAAACTTAATGTTACCATGATATATctcacgtgcaacgcacgtcaCACTTACTAGTATCTTAAAAAGTGTGAGTTTAATTGTTAAATGTCCACTTTGTCCTTGTGTGAACATTAAAATGGTGAGAGTTTAGGTGTGAGTTTAATAACATTAAAATGGTGAGAGTTTAATAATGAGTCTTCTTCTTAAATGTCTTCCTATTAATTTATTGTCATGTTAGATGAATTTTTatcctataaatattttttgtctCTCATtgttcaattaattttttttgtcatgctccctttgatttattgtgtaaatataaaataaattgtgtttttaagttcaatgtgtaaataattttgtttattATCCAAATTGTCTTAATGTTTAAATTATTGTCTTAAATTGATGTTTGTATCCACATTCGTGAGTTTTTATGTATCTACtaaattttttcattttattttcactatattaaataattatttgttCGATTTTAATCGTGTTTAATCGAGATAGAAtgcaaaattataaatttggtTGTCATCATTTGAAACTTAATTGGATAAAAAATAgtgataacataaaaataattaaaataatgatgaaaatgttatcaatttttttattttaaaaaatgacagcatatataaaaatatcagtgttctaaaaagctcGAAAAAGCGCCGCTTAAGCGCGATTAAGCGTGAAGCGTGAGCAAAAAGCTTCGCTTGGGACAAAAGCGTGAAAAAAGCGGTCAACCCCTTGGTTGACCATATTAAGCGCAAAAAAAACGTGAAAAAACTCAAAAAAAGCGTGAAAAAACTCGAAAAAAcgtgaaaaatataattttttaaaaataatatttaattaaaatttttatttttgtttgatatttttaacttttgaactttattttaaatgataaatatttaataatatatatatttttttaaaaaaacatttaaatacattaaaattaaatttgtttcGTATATTTCCTTTATTTGCGACTAAGAGATGAAATCTGATCTAACGCAAACATTTTACTTTAgataatttgttattttgagACTTACGTTTTTTATAACTTgaaaatttatgtatttattcttaaaatctttaagtttatatgttatttattctatcaattaatttaatataattaaaattataaaaaaaaaacgctTTTTCACGCTTAAGCTTGTTCTAAACTCGTTTAAGCTTGTAAAGCTTGAAGCTTGACCATGACGCTTCGTCACGCTTTacgctttttagaaccttgaAAAATACATgcattataaaaaatttattatttacaatataatatatcgaatttttatttaataatatttaggtaactatttttttattaaaattattagttACGTATAATAACAAACCGATAATAGTAATAAggttataaataattttattaaataataaaacaaataaattaaatttatcaaatctaatatctaatttaatataatataatataatactaTTATAGAAGTATGAGTTTGAATTgtgattttacattattatcccTCAATTTGGTACATGAAAAGTTTGTATCCAAATTCATGTATAAAAGTTATTATGAGTTTGAATTgtgattttacattattatcccTCAATTTGGTACATGAAAAGTTTGTATCCAAATTCATATATAAAAgttattataaattaaaaatacatacaaaattaattaaattaaaaatacatacaaaattaattaatttatgtatataataattattagtaATACTAATAACtccatatatacaacattaaataataataataataataataataataataataataataataattagtttACATTATTATCCCTCAATTTGGTACATGAAaagtttttatccaaatttatatataaaagttattataaatgaaaatccatacaaaattaattaatttatgtatatataataattattagtaATACTAATAACtccatatatacaacattaaataataataataagtattAGTAAtacttataataataataattaggaaatttcatTGAATGAAAACCCATacaacattaattaattaatgatgattatgttaataataataataataaatacatataataattattagtgatactaataataacaataaatacAAAATGTGATTGCGTGTAGATATATCTAAAAAAACAAAGTGTAAATTAGTTTTATTGTATATTGTTCgtctaataatataaatatatct
It encodes:
- the LOC140889968 gene encoding uncharacterized protein, whose amino-acid sequence is MCNSTYNNKVSFIVDSLCLTDYVAAIVIMLLMPRSRSSAAISGLQGLFSFLPSVFFFISQGLIALATATSGVAASILPGGQTTHLRFKIPIDLHANSYCSISEQSGLAQLLRRAAVIIWDEALMCKRFAIEAVDRTLQDLLGNKNPFGGKVVVLGGVFRGIEQTDDNGNIKLPAEMLIKFSDNDTEESERKLLDYVYQDLGKNYQSSTYMTERTIFLTKNVHVDKLNNDIVSLFPGNSRVYLSFDEAIDDTQNSYP